One genomic region from Pyrobaculum islandicum DSM 4184 encodes:
- a CDS encoding ABC transporter permease, with amino-acid sequence MASLVKTLIVKAITLVIVLIGVLVLLAVILGATGLSDKLLKSILVAEVQEYKQQLIRQGFDPAYIEKAVAEYNKTRAEALGLDKPWFVRLPQLIQRLLLLDLGTSRTLQSSWGSNRISDLILDRLPNTIILTTTGISLTALVGIWLGLYIGSNVGSRADRIISILSAASYALPLWFVSLVLILVLAYAPKILWGIQIFPPGGMVSTPPPSDPLAYVLDVLWHLSLPLLASFIVFFGSWAYGTRNIVLSVSQEDFVAFARAKGLPEGLVRRRYILRPSLPPILTNLILSLAFSISGYIITERVFNWPGMGSLYYSAITALDEPVIFALTYIFTLVYIIARFILEILYVIVDPRIRLT; translated from the coding sequence ATGGCCTCTCTTGTAAAAACGCTTATTGTCAAAGCTATAACTCTTGTAATAGTCCTAATTGGGGTATTGGTGCTACTGGCAGTGATTCTCGGAGCGACTGGCCTCTCGGATAAATTATTAAAGTCTATACTCGTCGCCGAGGTACAGGAGTATAAGCAACAGCTTATTAGACAAGGCTTCGACCCTGCGTACATAGAGAAGGCTGTTGCAGAGTATAACAAAACAAGGGCGGAGGCGCTTGGGCTTGACAAACCTTGGTTTGTTAGACTACCTCAGTTAATACAGCGTTTGTTACTTCTAGATCTCGGTACGTCGAGAACTCTACAATCTTCTTGGGGGTCAAACAGAATCTCAGACCTCATTCTAGACCGTCTGCCTAATACGATAATTCTAACGACGACAGGGATCTCTCTTACAGCTCTCGTGGGGATATGGCTAGGGCTTTATATAGGATCTAATGTGGGCAGTAGGGCAGATAGAATAATCTCAATACTCTCAGCTGCCTCATACGCCTTACCTCTTTGGTTTGTGAGCCTAGTATTAATCCTCGTTTTGGCATACGCGCCAAAGATCCTCTGGGGTATCCAAATATTTCCGCCAGGGGGTATGGTCTCCACGCCGCCCCCCTCAGACCCCCTGGCTTATGTATTAGACGTATTATGGCATCTTTCATTGCCTCTGTTGGCATCTTTCATCGTGTTTTTTGGGAGTTGGGCATATGGCACTAGAAATATTGTGCTCAGTGTTTCACAAGAGGACTTTGTCGCTTTTGCAAGAGCTAAGGGCTTGCCTGAGGGTTTGGTGAGGAGACGCTATATCCTCCGCCCCTCGTTGCCGCCTATTTTGACAAATTTAATTCTTAGCTTGGCTTTTTCTATCTCTGGCTATATCATAACTGAGAGAGTTTTTAACTGGCCCGGCATGGGTTCGCTTTATTATTCTGCAATTACTGCGTTAGACGAGCCAGTTATTTTTGCCTTGACCTATATATTTACACTGGTTTATATCATTGCTAGATTTATACTAGAGATTCTGTACGTGATTGTAGATCCAAGAATTAGGTTGACATGA